From a single Notolabrus celidotus isolate fNotCel1 chromosome 7, fNotCel1.pri, whole genome shotgun sequence genomic region:
- the nptxrb gene encoding neuronal pentraxin receptor b isoform X2 yields MKFVVVLVGAGTLAFLGAVICIIASVYPRKRAAPLSDNGTLTSETLLDPLEPGSVAHAGPLGALHGSESFGGGNGLGGIGLEVPTLNELNNLGEETGGGSPKQFSFSRLICTPVPVGECNTKDLRQRREQQQQQQADDPYAGGDEDWTYLRTTADELRQTVLQQNDQILMDHRTIRELTGKLSECESGLEDERNVPERSIGVWSGNRRVMAGDDVSSSTAAQLQTARAVEELARAIMDLKDRIEKLEAEIGPAALNLTDTPSGTTGSSSSSGSSGGSSSSPVGNTVKAPAPPTGSASSPPVAAPPGGRRPASPASPAPKPPSKASPGRGKGTWRVEDLEGELERKIKMLEKERQAMRKETQGQHEKINQGIDTVNHRVTELEHTLTEPSFPDGFVLSFPMRTNYMYGLVRKEITEMYAFTACVWLKAKEGGIGTPFSYSVPGQPNELVLLQGVHNPVELLINDKVAQLPLSLPQDQWQHICVSWTLRDGVWKAYQGGKMKGRGEGLAAWHPIKPGGVLILGQEQDTLGGHFDASQALVGELSQFNLWDRVLKPAEVAALSECSSSALGNIAPWTDLDVDVYGGATKESLDPCHAAQRSNPSSSKQ; encoded by the exons ATGAAGTTCGTGGTGGTCCTCGTGGGAGCAGGAACCCTGGCCTTCCTCGGCGCCGTCATCTGTATCATCGCTAGTGTTTACCCCAGGAAACGCGCCGCGCCTCTCAGCGACAACGGAACCCTGACATCCGAGACCCTCCTCGATCCGCTGGAGCCCGGATCCGTGGCTCACGCGGGCCCCCTGGGCGCCCTGCACGGCTCCGAGTCCTTCGGAGGAGGGAACGGACTCGGTGGCATCGGACTGGAGGTTCCCACTTTGAACGAGCTCAACAACCTAGGGGAAGAAACAGGAGGAGGGTCCCCGAAACAGTTCAGCTTCAGCCGGTTGATCTGTACACCTGTACCTGTAGGAGAGTGCAACACGAAGGATctgaggcagaggagagagcagcagcagcagcagcaggcggacGACCCGTACGCAGGAGGGGATGAAGACTGGACTTATCTCCGGACCACCGCGGATGAGCTTCGGCAGACGGTCCTGCAGCAGAACGACCAAATCCTCATGGACCACAGGACCATCCGGGAGCTCACGGGGAAGCTGAGTGAGTGTGAGAGCGGCCTGGAGGACGAGAGGAACGTCCCGGAGAGGAGCATCGGGGTGTGGAGCGGTAACCGGCGCGTCATGGCCGGGGATGATGTGAGCTCCTCCACCGCGGCGCAGCTGCAGACGGCGCGGGCTGTGGAGGAGCTGGCACGGGCCATCATGGACCTGAAAGACCGCATTGAGAAACTCGAG GCAGAGATTGGCCCTGCTGCCTTGAACCTCACAGATACACCTTCAGGTActacaggcagcagcagcagcagtgggagcagcggcggcagcagcagcagcccggTTGGAAACACAGTCAAAGCTCCAGCTCCACCCACCGGCAGTGCTTCCTCCCCACCTGTGGCGGCACCTCCAGGAGGCCGCCGTCCTGCCTCCCCCGCTTCTCCTGCTCCCAAGCCCCCATCTAAGGCCTCCCCCGGGCGTGGAAAGGGCACCTGGAGGGTGGAGGACCTGGAGGGGGAGCTGGAGCGGAAGATAAAGATGCTGGAGAAGGAGCGTCAAGCCATGAGGAAGGAGACGCAGGGCCAACACGAGAAGATCAACCAGGGCATCGACACCGTCAACCATCGCGTCACTGAGCTGGAACACA CGCTGACAGAGCCGTCTTTCCCCGATGGCTTCGTCCTCTCTTTCCCCATGAGGACCAACTACATGTACGGTCTGGTGAGGAAAGAGATTACAGAGATGTACGCGTTCACTGCCTGCGTGTGGTTGAAGGCTAAAGAAGGGGGCATTGGCACCCCCTTTTCATACTCAGTGCCTGGGCAGCCTAACGAGCTGGTGCTGCTGCAGGGAGTCCACAACCCTGTGGAGCTGCTCATCAACGACAAG GTGGCACAGCTGCCTCTGTCCCTGCCGCAGGACCAGTGGCAGCACATCTGTGTCAGCTGGACCCTGAGGGACGGGGTGTGGAAGGCCTACCAAGGGGGGAAGAtgaaggggaggggagagggacTGGCTGCCTGGCATCCCATCAAACCAGGAGGAGTCCTCATACTGGGACAGGAACAG GATACATTGGGCGGGCACTTTGATGCCTCTCAGGCCCTGGTCGGGGAGCTTTCCCAGTTCAACCTGTGGGATCGGGTGCTGAAGCCGGCAGAGGTGGCCGCCCTGTCTGAATGCAGCTCCTCAGCGCTGGGAAACATCGCCCCCTGGACTGACCTTGATGTAGACGTCTACGGCGGTGCCACGAAGGAGTCCTTGGACCCGTGCCATGCTGCTCAGAGATCCAACCCCTCCAGCTCCAAACAGTGA
- the nptxrb gene encoding neuronal pentraxin receptor b isoform X1 — MPTASLLLLRAVPMVTRGGERQLSNTETGGESISWSRQRGAINTTHTHTERERERATRGNHQQRLRQTAPAVVMKFVVVLVGAGTLAFLGAVICIIASVYPRKRAAPLSDNGTLTSETLLDPLEPGSVAHAGPLGALHGSESFGGGNGLGGIGLEVPTLNELNNLGEETGGGSPKQFSFSRLICTPVPVGECNTKDLRQRREQQQQQQADDPYAGGDEDWTYLRTTADELRQTVLQQNDQILMDHRTIRELTGKLSECESGLEDERNVPERSIGVWSGNRRVMAGDDVSSSTAAQLQTARAVEELARAIMDLKDRIEKLEAEIGPAALNLTDTPSGTTGSSSSSGSSGGSSSSPVGNTVKAPAPPTGSASSPPVAAPPGGRRPASPASPAPKPPSKASPGRGKGTWRVEDLEGELERKIKMLEKERQAMRKETQGQHEKINQGIDTVNHRVTELEHTLTEPSFPDGFVLSFPMRTNYMYGLVRKEITEMYAFTACVWLKAKEGGIGTPFSYSVPGQPNELVLLQGVHNPVELLINDKVAQLPLSLPQDQWQHICVSWTLRDGVWKAYQGGKMKGRGEGLAAWHPIKPGGVLILGQEQDTLGGHFDASQALVGELSQFNLWDRVLKPAEVAALSECSSSALGNIAPWTDLDVDVYGGATKESLDPCHAAQRSNPSSSKQ; from the exons ATGCCCACAGCCTCGCTCCTCCTCTTGCGCGCGGTCCCCATGGTAACGCGCGGAGGAGAGAGGCAGCTTAGCAACACCGAGACCGGAGGAGAGAGCATCTCTTGGTCCAGACAGCGCGGAGCCATcaatactacacacacacacacagagagagagagagagagggcgacGAGAGGAAACCATCAGCAGCGCCTCAGGCAAACAGCTCCAGCAG TCGTAATGAAGTTCGTGGTGGTCCTCGTGGGAGCAGGAACCCTGGCCTTCCTCGGCGCCGTCATCTGTATCATCGCTAGTGTTTACCCCAGGAAACGCGCCGCGCCTCTCAGCGACAACGGAACCCTGACATCCGAGACCCTCCTCGATCCGCTGGAGCCCGGATCCGTGGCTCACGCGGGCCCCCTGGGCGCCCTGCACGGCTCCGAGTCCTTCGGAGGAGGGAACGGACTCGGTGGCATCGGACTGGAGGTTCCCACTTTGAACGAGCTCAACAACCTAGGGGAAGAAACAGGAGGAGGGTCCCCGAAACAGTTCAGCTTCAGCCGGTTGATCTGTACACCTGTACCTGTAGGAGAGTGCAACACGAAGGATctgaggcagaggagagagcagcagcagcagcagcaggcggacGACCCGTACGCAGGAGGGGATGAAGACTGGACTTATCTCCGGACCACCGCGGATGAGCTTCGGCAGACGGTCCTGCAGCAGAACGACCAAATCCTCATGGACCACAGGACCATCCGGGAGCTCACGGGGAAGCTGAGTGAGTGTGAGAGCGGCCTGGAGGACGAGAGGAACGTCCCGGAGAGGAGCATCGGGGTGTGGAGCGGTAACCGGCGCGTCATGGCCGGGGATGATGTGAGCTCCTCCACCGCGGCGCAGCTGCAGACGGCGCGGGCTGTGGAGGAGCTGGCACGGGCCATCATGGACCTGAAAGACCGCATTGAGAAACTCGAG GCAGAGATTGGCCCTGCTGCCTTGAACCTCACAGATACACCTTCAGGTActacaggcagcagcagcagcagtgggagcagcggcggcagcagcagcagcccggTTGGAAACACAGTCAAAGCTCCAGCTCCACCCACCGGCAGTGCTTCCTCCCCACCTGTGGCGGCACCTCCAGGAGGCCGCCGTCCTGCCTCCCCCGCTTCTCCTGCTCCCAAGCCCCCATCTAAGGCCTCCCCCGGGCGTGGAAAGGGCACCTGGAGGGTGGAGGACCTGGAGGGGGAGCTGGAGCGGAAGATAAAGATGCTGGAGAAGGAGCGTCAAGCCATGAGGAAGGAGACGCAGGGCCAACACGAGAAGATCAACCAGGGCATCGACACCGTCAACCATCGCGTCACTGAGCTGGAACACA CGCTGACAGAGCCGTCTTTCCCCGATGGCTTCGTCCTCTCTTTCCCCATGAGGACCAACTACATGTACGGTCTGGTGAGGAAAGAGATTACAGAGATGTACGCGTTCACTGCCTGCGTGTGGTTGAAGGCTAAAGAAGGGGGCATTGGCACCCCCTTTTCATACTCAGTGCCTGGGCAGCCTAACGAGCTGGTGCTGCTGCAGGGAGTCCACAACCCTGTGGAGCTGCTCATCAACGACAAG GTGGCACAGCTGCCTCTGTCCCTGCCGCAGGACCAGTGGCAGCACATCTGTGTCAGCTGGACCCTGAGGGACGGGGTGTGGAAGGCCTACCAAGGGGGGAAGAtgaaggggaggggagagggacTGGCTGCCTGGCATCCCATCAAACCAGGAGGAGTCCTCATACTGGGACAGGAACAG GATACATTGGGCGGGCACTTTGATGCCTCTCAGGCCCTGGTCGGGGAGCTTTCCCAGTTCAACCTGTGGGATCGGGTGCTGAAGCCGGCAGAGGTGGCCGCCCTGTCTGAATGCAGCTCCTCAGCGCTGGGAAACATCGCCCCCTGGACTGACCTTGATGTAGACGTCTACGGCGGTGCCACGAAGGAGTCCTTGGACCCGTGCCATGCTGCTCAGAGATCCAACCCCTCCAGCTCCAAACAGTGA
- the LOC117815735 gene encoding uncharacterized protein LOC117815735 isoform X2, producing MEKVLNMFFGGKKRRLIQKDQSLENYQSYKRPGLFSRKTTILDLQETKTEALLFQTQTLCAVEEARTTAVLKRLKLPSIQPTNGPKERPHRGLQRLSVIQDVEEDEDRLDNHTPDELLHFPQITTPVDLSPPQSSVDVPLAFKPPNKRASRLPVMKASVQGAKTATGKVEAIQNYLNKWHTEILAHAPRPPVAPRPKGVSKKCTPLPPPAPSPANNVESSVTPLHPSPPPQPAPPKVARAPQQQYRHPSRAIKGSKKPPSLCKRPTADKIDLKELEPLSHPEEDLPLFLEVESSVTPLHPSPPPQPAPPKVARAPQQQYRNHSRAIKGIKKPASVCKPPTADEIILKELKPLSHPEEGLPLYLGLLSSEVWEEKVKGLQSVQALAQHHPDILKSKLHEVCYAVTEEVKNLRSSVASVAVDTVVYLHVYLQKDMDPLADQTGSALLQKIAQSSANAFLLKQAIKALDSLVLNCSPGPVLNVLFGTGLSHLCASVRACTAQKLHMLAADLGAAAIMQSGKTSAQKFLSAVNNMSVDASAEVRRHGLAILEQLALQPNFRALWENIVTQKDRPLLEKILKKMLE from the exons ATGGAAAAAGtgctaaacatgttttttggtgGGAAGAAGAGACGCCTTATCCAGAAAGACCAG AGTCTTGAGAACTACCAGAGCTATAAACGCCCTGGTTTGTTCAGCAGAAAGACCACGATCCTGGACCTGCAGGAGACTAAGACCGAGGCTCTTCTTTTTCAAACGCAGACCCTTTGTGCTGTTGAAGAAGCACGCACTACAGCTGTTCtgaagaggctcaaactccctTCAATTCAGCCAACAAATGGCCCTAAAGAAAGGCCCCACAGAGGTCTCCAGAGGCTTTCTGTTATTCAAGAtgtggaggaagatgaggacCGACTTGACAACCATACTCCTGATGAGCTGTTGCATTTCCCACAGATAACAACTCCTGTTGATTTGTCACCACCTCAGTCATCTGTTGATGTTCCCCTTGCATTCAAACCACCAAACAAGAGAGCATCTCGTCTCCCTGTGATGAAGGCAAGCGTCCAGGGAGCAA AAACAGCTACGGGAAAAGTGGAAGCGATCCAGAACTACCTGAATAAATGGCATACAGAAATTCTCGCCCATGCACCCCGACCACCGGTGGCTCCAAGACCTAAAGGAGTATCCAAAAAATGCACTCCATTACCTCCTCCAGCGCCTTCTCCAGCGAACAATGTGGAGTCTTCAGTGACACCTCtccatccttctcctcctccacaacCTGCCCCTCCAAAGGTGGCAAGGGCTCCTCAGCAGCAGTATCGTCACCCTTCACGTGCAATTAAAGGCAGCAAAAAACCACCAAGTTTATGCAAACGACCAACGGCTGATAAAATCGATCTGAAGGAGCTGGAACCTCTATCCCACCCTGAAGAGGATCTGCCCCTCTTCTTGGAGGTTGAGTCTTCAGTGACACCTCtccatccttctcctcctccacaacCTGCCCCTCCAAAGGTGGCAAGGGCTCCTCAGCAGCAGTATCGTAACCATTCAAGGGCAATTAAAGGCATCAAAAAACCAGCAAGTGTATGCAAACCGCCAACAGCTGATGAAATCATACTGAAGGAGCTGAAACCTCTTTCCCACCCTGAAGAGGGTCTGCCCCTCTACTTGGGTCTTCTTAGCTCGGAAGTCTG GGAGGAGAAGGTAAAAGGACTGCAGAGTGTCCAAGCTCTGGCTCAGCATCACCCTGACATCCTGAAGAGTAAACTTCATGAAGTGTGTTACGCTGTGACAGAGGAG GTTAAAAACCTACGCTCCTCCGTTGCCTCCGTCGCAGTAGACACTGTCGTTTATCTGCACGTCTACCTGCAGAAGGACATGGACCCTCTGGCAGACCAGACAGGCTCTGCTCTGTTGCAGAAAATTGCACAGTCATCTGCAAATGCTTTCCTACTGAAGCAGGCAATTAAAGCCCTGGACTCCCTGGTACTGAACTGCAGCCCAGGTCCAGTCCTTAACGTTCTGTTTGGGACAGGGTTAAG CCACCTGTGTGCATCAGTGAGGGCTTGCACGGCACAAAAACTTCACATGCTGGCTGCTGACCTGGGAGCCGCTGCAATTATGCAGTCAGGAAAAACCTCTGCACAGAAGTTCCTGAGTGCTGTAAATAATATGTCTGTTGATGCTTCCGCTGAAGTCAG GCGCCATGGACTTGCCATCCTCGAACAACTGGCTCTTCAGCCAAACTTCAGGGCACTCTGGGAAAACATCGTCACTCAAAAAGATAGACCTCTTCTCGAGAAGATTCTAAAGAAAATGCTGGAGTAG
- the LOC117815735 gene encoding uncharacterized protein LOC117815735 isoform X1: protein MEKVLNMFFGGKKRRLIQKDQSLENYQSYKRPGLFSRKTTILDLQETKTEALLFQTQTLCAVEEARTTAVLKRLKLPSIQPTNGPKERPHRGLQRLSVIQDVEEDEDRLDNHTPDELLHFPQITTPVDLSPPQSSVDVPLAFKPPNKRASRLPVMKASVQGANKETATGKVEAIQNYLNKWHTEILAHAPRPPVAPRPKGVSKKCTPLPPPAPSPANNVESSVTPLHPSPPPQPAPPKVARAPQQQYRHPSRAIKGSKKPPSLCKRPTADKIDLKELEPLSHPEEDLPLFLEVESSVTPLHPSPPPQPAPPKVARAPQQQYRNHSRAIKGIKKPASVCKPPTADEIILKELKPLSHPEEGLPLYLGLLSSEVWEEKVKGLQSVQALAQHHPDILKSKLHEVCYAVTEEVKNLRSSVASVAVDTVVYLHVYLQKDMDPLADQTGSALLQKIAQSSANAFLLKQAIKALDSLVLNCSPGPVLNVLFGTGLSHLCASVRACTAQKLHMLAADLGAAAIMQSGKTSAQKFLSAVNNMSVDASAEVRRHGLAILEQLALQPNFRALWENIVTQKDRPLLEKILKKMLE, encoded by the exons ATGGAAAAAGtgctaaacatgttttttggtgGGAAGAAGAGACGCCTTATCCAGAAAGACCAG AGTCTTGAGAACTACCAGAGCTATAAACGCCCTGGTTTGTTCAGCAGAAAGACCACGATCCTGGACCTGCAGGAGACTAAGACCGAGGCTCTTCTTTTTCAAACGCAGACCCTTTGTGCTGTTGAAGAAGCACGCACTACAGCTGTTCtgaagaggctcaaactccctTCAATTCAGCCAACAAATGGCCCTAAAGAAAGGCCCCACAGAGGTCTCCAGAGGCTTTCTGTTATTCAAGAtgtggaggaagatgaggacCGACTTGACAACCATACTCCTGATGAGCTGTTGCATTTCCCACAGATAACAACTCCTGTTGATTTGTCACCACCTCAGTCATCTGTTGATGTTCCCCTTGCATTCAAACCACCAAACAAGAGAGCATCTCGTCTCCCTGTGATGAAGGCAAGCGTCCAGGGAGCAA ACAAAGAAACAGCTACGGGAAAAGTGGAAGCGATCCAGAACTACCTGAATAAATGGCATACAGAAATTCTCGCCCATGCACCCCGACCACCGGTGGCTCCAAGACCTAAAGGAGTATCCAAAAAATGCACTCCATTACCTCCTCCAGCGCCTTCTCCAGCGAACAATGTGGAGTCTTCAGTGACACCTCtccatccttctcctcctccacaacCTGCCCCTCCAAAGGTGGCAAGGGCTCCTCAGCAGCAGTATCGTCACCCTTCACGTGCAATTAAAGGCAGCAAAAAACCACCAAGTTTATGCAAACGACCAACGGCTGATAAAATCGATCTGAAGGAGCTGGAACCTCTATCCCACCCTGAAGAGGATCTGCCCCTCTTCTTGGAGGTTGAGTCTTCAGTGACACCTCtccatccttctcctcctccacaacCTGCCCCTCCAAAGGTGGCAAGGGCTCCTCAGCAGCAGTATCGTAACCATTCAAGGGCAATTAAAGGCATCAAAAAACCAGCAAGTGTATGCAAACCGCCAACAGCTGATGAAATCATACTGAAGGAGCTGAAACCTCTTTCCCACCCTGAAGAGGGTCTGCCCCTCTACTTGGGTCTTCTTAGCTCGGAAGTCTG GGAGGAGAAGGTAAAAGGACTGCAGAGTGTCCAAGCTCTGGCTCAGCATCACCCTGACATCCTGAAGAGTAAACTTCATGAAGTGTGTTACGCTGTGACAGAGGAG GTTAAAAACCTACGCTCCTCCGTTGCCTCCGTCGCAGTAGACACTGTCGTTTATCTGCACGTCTACCTGCAGAAGGACATGGACCCTCTGGCAGACCAGACAGGCTCTGCTCTGTTGCAGAAAATTGCACAGTCATCTGCAAATGCTTTCCTACTGAAGCAGGCAATTAAAGCCCTGGACTCCCTGGTACTGAACTGCAGCCCAGGTCCAGTCCTTAACGTTCTGTTTGGGACAGGGTTAAG CCACCTGTGTGCATCAGTGAGGGCTTGCACGGCACAAAAACTTCACATGCTGGCTGCTGACCTGGGAGCCGCTGCAATTATGCAGTCAGGAAAAACCTCTGCACAGAAGTTCCTGAGTGCTGTAAATAATATGTCTGTTGATGCTTCCGCTGAAGTCAG GCGCCATGGACTTGCCATCCTCGAACAACTGGCTCTTCAGCCAAACTTCAGGGCACTCTGGGAAAACATCGTCACTCAAAAAGATAGACCTCTTCTCGAGAAGATTCTAAAGAAAATGCTGGAGTAG